One Microplitis mediator isolate UGA2020A chromosome 3, iyMicMedi2.1, whole genome shotgun sequence DNA segment encodes these proteins:
- the LOC130665403 gene encoding endocuticle structural glycoprotein SgAbd-3-like — translation MYSVKVTVLIALCASAWAAPQRPAAGGPDKDATIVSQQLEVNFDGNYVNNFETSNGISHQESGQPKQVENENPVVSQGSESWSAPDGQQVSLTWTADENGYQAQGSHIPTAPPIPPEIQRALDWNAAHPEQDNEGQGTPARPPPRG, via the exons atgtattcTGTCAAG GTGACAGTACTAATTGCGCTTTGCGCGTCAGCATGGGCAGCACCACAGAGACCAGCTGCTGGTGGTCCTGACAAAGATGCGACCATCGTATCTCAGCAATTAGAAGTTAATTTTGACGGAAATTATGTCAACAA ctTCGAGACCAGCAATGGTATAAGCCACCAAGAATCCGGGCAGCCAAAACAAGTTGAAAACGAAAATCCCGTAGTTTCACAAGGAAGCGAATCTTGGAGTGCGCCTGACGGTCAGCAAGTAAGCTTGACGTGGACAGCCGACGAAAACGGTTACCAAGCACAAGGATCTCACATTCCCACAGCTCCACCAATACCTCCAGAAATCCAACGGGCTTTGGATTGGAACGCAGCCCATCCTGAACAAGACAATGAAGGACAGGGTACTCCCGCACGACCTCCTCCAAGAG GTTAA